The Arachis duranensis cultivar V14167 chromosome 2, aradu.V14167.gnm2.J7QH, whole genome shotgun sequence genome has a window encoding:
- the LOC127744890 gene encoding uncharacterized protein LOC127744890, translating to MSDISTNGTKLPHINDDLIWKIFVKVEPKTVGRLKVVNKAWKYRLSTPLFIKQNWEKNKHRDKSVIIGIGYPPADQNSQWFVRVMADTGAQIQFSIPFNINGFWFYSLIGSDHGVLCVRVSPGGLNARLIIWNPLTRKTNFVTDEAIRHCSHAVSLYAFGFTHDSMEYRILHVYKKHIEKRRMSWALYNSIDADWVDSGTFESNVQKLGPKSIVNDEKAYWVGWDGVGYLNPVSICTFNLQQQQCYEGNIPDETKSTYHTLTHFKEGVGFISYHNIGFMKQMVVWGLKEDNNNMLVWDKFFKVSEIAIPHNPTLFVGKDILSIMELRCSSGGSNDTERTDILLTRLKFMSSTRDILLHQTWQERVYVKTITMYSEELYMV from the coding sequence ATGAGTGACATATCCACCAACGGGACAAAGCTTCCACatatcaatgatgatttgatatGGAAGATTTTTGTCAAAGTTGAGCCCAAAACTGTTGGTAGACTCAAAGTTGTGAACAAGGCATGGAAATACAGACTCTCAACCCCATTATTCATCAAGCAGAACTGGGAGAAAAACAAGCATAGAGACAAGAGTGTGATTATCGGCATTGGTTATCCTCCAGCCGATCAGAACTCGCAATGGTTTGTTCGCGTTATGGCGGACACTGGAGCACAAATTCAATTCAGCATTCCGTTTAACATCAATGGCTTCTGGTTCTACTCACTCATAGGATCAGACCATGGTGTGTTGTGTGTAAGGGTATCACCAGGGGGTCTTAACGCTAGGCTCATTATATGGAACCCTCTCACTAGAAAGACTAACTTTGTCACCGATGAAGCTATAAGACATTGTTCTCATGCTGTGTCCCTTTATGCATTTGGCTTCACGCATGATTCAATGGAGTATCGCATTCTCCATGTTTACAAGAAGCATATAGAGAAAAGACGGATGTCCTGGGCTCTATACAACTCCATTGATGCTGATTGGGTTGATTCAGGAACATTCGAAAGTAATGTTCAGAAGCTCGGGCCTAAGTCAATTGTTAATGATGAAAAAGCATATTGGGTAGGTTGGGATGGAGTTGGCTATTTGAATCCAGTTTCAATTTGCACATTTAATTTGCAACAGCAGCAGTGCTATGAAGGAAACATTCCAGATGAAACCAAGTCTACATACCACACTTTAACGCACTTTAAAGAAGGTGTTGGTTTCATATCATACCATAACATCGGTTTCATGAAACAAATGGTTGTTTGGGGCCTTAAGGAAGATAATAACAACATGCTGGTCTgggataaattttttaaagtatcAGAAATTGCAATTCCACACAACCCCACATTGTTTgttggaaaagatattttgtcaATCATGGAATTGAGGTGCAGTTCTGGTGGTTCGAATGACACCGAGAGGACTGATATACTACTGACAAGACTTAAGTTCATGAGTTCTACCAGGGACATATTATTACACCAAACTTGGCAGGAGAGGGTTTATGTGAAGACCATCACAATGTATTCCGAAGAGCTTTACATGGTTTAG
- the LOC127744891 gene encoding replication protein A 70 kDa DNA-binding subunit A-like encodes MGEIFDSVLDVNAKTLHWNFKVYVIRIWEVPSKFNNNEVNSIEMVLQDNKGGRIHASIPRAVANRKWRGVIEAFQMYIMSNFVVLKNTTKTKTYPSQWLLMFSHRTRVNHVENPSFPLEAFHFKTIPDLVTAQKIDENDIVDLIAEVVGKADHRDLVTSKGMETKRLVLELKDLENNRIHCILFGEMVDQILPHLQHERVEPLIVVFQLFKAHRWNGQTSIQSNFNVSKLHINPELKEVVLFRDRLLSGASSNSVRISQMSSQGASSGIDELTVGSAIVKSIDEVLTSTEEGTVWIVGTIVSINAGKEDWFYKSCRKCPKKVETPIGNRYECTKCGHTHGCAALRYKVEIMVHDGTGSINLLLWDRETFQLCGKQAEKVKEEEVTSGDKYPATLDNMMDKRVFFKINVKAANINHYDQLFTIMKICDDYEIIEKNIPVIDTTNPANNVEDNGCSNSLDFSENVVNLNTDNDTQRTMDGMEECISNLKYKTPAKRACSEMKPASNGLNHIEKEGQLSTNKFSRKDSKKQKSLMNEVDN; translated from the exons ATGGGAGAAATTTTTGATTCTGTTCTAGATGTCAATGCTAAAACACTTCATTGGAATTTTAAAGTATATGTCATAAGAATCTGGGAGGTTCCTAGCAAGTTTAATAACAATGAAGTTAATAGTATTGAAATGGTGCTTCAAGATAACAAG GGTGGGAGAATCCACGCTTCCATTCCAAGGGCAGTTGCTAATAGAAAATGGAGGGGTGTCATTGAGGCTTTTCAGATGTACATTATGTCAAATTTTGTGGTATTGAAAAACACTACCAAGACCAAGACATACCCTAGCCAGTGGTTACTCATGTTCTCACACAGGACACGTGTTAATCACGTGGAAAATCCTTCTTTCCCACTTGAAGCTTTCCATTTCAAGACCATTCCTGACTTGGTCACTGCACAGAAGATCGATGAGAACGATATTGTTG ATCTCATTGCCGAGGTTGTTGGAAAGGCCGATCATAGGGACTTAGTCACCAGCAAGGGAATGGAGACAAAACGTTTGGTTTTAGAACTAAAAGATTTAGA GAACAACCGTATTCACTGCATTTTGTTTGGTGAAATGGTTGACCAAATCTTACCACATCTTCAACATGAGAGGGTAGAGCCACTCATTGTGGTGTTTCAGCTATTTAAGGCTCATAGGTGGAATG GCCAAACATCTATTCAGAGCAACTTCAACGTGTCAAAGCTGCACATTAACCCAGAATTAAAAGAAGTGGTTTTGTTTAGAGACAG GTTGCTAAGTGGTGCATCATCAAACTCTGTGAGGATTAGTCAAATGTCTTCACAAGGTGCTTCCTCCGGTATTGATGAGCTTACCGTAGGATCTGCTATTGTCAAATCAATCGATGAAGTGCTAACAAGTACTGAG GAAGGCACAGTTTGGATTGTTGGAACCATTGTTTCAATAAATGCGGGCAAAGAAGATTGGTTTTACAAGTCATGTCGCAAGTGTCCAAAGAAGGTTGAAACTCCAATTGGTAATAGATATGAATGTACTAAATGTGGTCACACACATGGGTGTGCAGCCTTGAG GTACAAGGTGGAGATTATGGTTCATGATGGAACAGGGAGTATCAACTTGCTGTTGTGGGACAGAGAAACCTTTCAACTATGTGGAAAACAAGCGGAAAAAGTTAAGGAGGAAGAG GTCACAAGTGGAGATAAATATCCAGCCACACTTGACAATATGATGGATAAGAGggttttttttaagattaatgTGAAAGCTGCAAATATCAACCACTATGATCAACTCTTTACTATTATGAAGATCTGTGATGATTATGAAATTATTGAGAAGAACATCCCAGTAATTGACACAACCAACCCCGCTAACAATGTTGAG GACAATGGATGCAGCAACTCGCTGGATTTTTCGGAGAATGTTGTTAATCTCAACACTGATAATGATACTCAGCGTACAATG GATGGTATGGAAGAGTGTATATCCAACCTCAAGTACAAAACTCCAGCTAAGAGAGCTTGCAGCGAAATGAAGCCAGCCTCTAATGGGCTTAACCACATTGAGAAAGAAGGACAATTGTCAACAAATAAGTTCAGCAGAAAAGATTCCAAGAAGCAAAAGTCACTAATGAATGAAGTGGATAACtga
- the LOC107473158 gene encoding uncharacterized protein LOC107473158, with amino-acid sequence MASTEGLVPITRAYLASYYDKYPFPPLSDDVSRLSSEIRSISNDLLRQHPPNQGESMLIKEADGQPPHKIDENMWKNREYIEETIFLLDKPNWPEALKQQSSPSEVEYAVILGQLKDKLYSTLKFLESFQAKNSEHVFNTVMTYLPQDFRGTLLRQQRERSERNKQAEVDALVNSGGSIQERYALLWKQQMDRRRQLAQLGSATGVYKTLVKYLVGVPQVLLDFVRQINDDDGPMEEQRHRYGPPLYSLTSMILSIRLFLSLLWIRYGATKLKREQLALLEEAVEVYTREFERFLKFISEVFANAPFFISAEVAGALDASKNDDYKEITVPAGKTYEVLLSVDSVNSYIAWDFSLVQGKINMDIGFSLEFLSPSGDKTLMLPYRRYESDQGNFCTLMGGSYKLIWDNTYSTFFRKVVRYKVDCIPPVTEPVESD; translated from the exons ATGGCTTCCACGGAGGGTTTGGTACCAATAACTAGGGCTTATCTTGCTTCTTATTACGACAAATACCCCTTTCCACCTCTTTCTGACGATGTCTCTCGCCTTTCTTCTGAGATTCGATCAATTTCCAATGACTTGCTCCGTCAGCATCCTCCTAACCAAG GAGAAAGCATGTTAATAAAAGAAGCAGATGGCCAACCACCGCATAAAATTGATGAGAACATGTGGAAGAATAGAGAATACATTGAAGAGACGATTTTTTTACTTGATAAACCTAACTGGCCAGAAGCG cTGAAACAGCAGTCCTCACCTAGTGAAGTAGAATATGCTGTTATACTTGGGCAGCTGAAAGATAAACTTTATAGTACTTTGAAGTTTTTGGAATCTTTCCAAGCAAAGAATTCTGAGCATGTGTTTAACACAG TTATGACATATTTACCTCAAGACTTTCGAGGAACACTCCTCAGACAGCAACGGGAGCGCTCGGAGAGGAATAAGCAAGCAGAGGTTGATGCTTTGGTAAATTCTGGTGGTAGCATACAAGAGCGATATGCTCTTCTTTGGAAACAACAAATGGATAG GAGAAGGCAGTTGGCTCAGCTCGGTTCTGCAACCGGAGTCTATAAAACACTTGTGAAGTATCTTGTTGGAGTTCCACAG GTATTGCTTGATTTTGTTAGGCAGATAAACGATGATGATGG gcCCATGGAGGAGCAGCGTCATCGCTATGGACCACCATTATATAGCCTCACTTCGATGATTCTTTCTATTCGACtctttctttcattattatGGATACGATATGGGGCCACGAAACT AAAAAGGGAGCAGCTGGCTCTGCTGGAAGAAGCTGTTGAAGTCTACACCAGAGAGTTTGAGAGGTTCCTGAAATTTATTAG TGAGGTCTTTGCAAATGCACCTTTTTTCATCTCAGCAGAGGTTGCCGGTGCTTTGGATGCAAG CAAAAATGATGACTACAAAGAGATAACTGTTCCAGCTGGCAAAACTTATGAG GTTTTGCTCTCAGTGGACTCCGTAAACTCGTACATTGCATGGGATTTTTCATTAGTACAAGGCAAGATAAATATG GATATTGGATTTAGTTTGGAGTTTTTAAGTCCTTCTGGCGACAAAACT CTGATGTTACCGTACCGCCGCTACGAGTCTGACCAA GGAAACTTCTGCACATTGATGGGTGGAAGCTATAAGCTGATATGGGACAACACGTACTCAACCTTTTTTAGAAAG GTAGTGCGATACAAGGTAGATTGTATACCACCAGTAACAGAGCCCGTGGAATCTGACTGA
- the LOC107473157 gene encoding (+)-neomenthol dehydrogenase isoform X2, giving the protein MEEAPQRYAVVTGANKGIGLEVVRQLASNGVKVVLTSRDEKRGLHALETLKDLSDFVLFHQLDVADPASVASLADFIKSKFGKLDILVNNAGISGLVFTDNDLIVSVILTPQDLSEEELEKARIETYELGEECLQINYYGSKRTTESLLPLLHLSDSPTIVNVSSSLGILERISNKWGKGVLSDAENLTVERVDVVLKEFMKDFKEGSLKDKGWPAVFGAYTLSKAAMNAYTRILAKMLPTFCVSCLCPGYIKTDITANTGFYTVEEGAANVVRLALLPNGSPSGLFYNRSEVHSY; this is encoded by the exons GTATGCAGTTGTGACTGGAGCAAACAAAGGAATTGGATTGGAGGTAGTAAGGCAATTGGCTTCAAATGGAGTGAAGGTTGTGTTGACTTCAAGAGATGAGAAGAGAGGCCTTCATGCTTTGGAAACCCTCAAAGATCTCTCTGATTTTGTGCTCTTTCACCAGCTTGATGTTGCTGATCCTGCAAGTGTTGCTTCTCTTGCAGATTTCATCAAATCCAAATTTGGCAAACTTGATATACTG GTTAACAACGCAGGGATTAGTGGACTTGTATTTACAGACAACGATTTAATCGTTTCAGTAATATTGACACCCCAG GATTTATCTGAAGAAGAACTAGAAAAAGCAAGGATTGAAACATATGAATTAGGCGAAGAATGTTTGCAAATAAATTATTACGGTTCTAAAAGAACGACTGAATCTCTTCTTCCCCTCCTCCACTTATCTGATTCACCAACAATTGTGAACGTGTCATCTTCTTTGGGAATATTAGAG CGTATATCAAACAAATGGGGCAAAGGGGTGTTAAGTGATGCCGAAAACCTTACTGTAGAGAGAGTGGATGTGGTGTTAAAGGAGTTTATGAAAGATTTCAAAGAAGGGTCATTAAAAGACAAAGGCTGGCCTGCGGTTTTTGGTGCCTACACTCTGTCCAAAGCTGCTATGAATGCCTATACAAGAATTCTTGCCAAAATGTTGCCTACTTTTTGCGTCAGTTGTCTTTGTCCTGGTTATATTAAGACTGATATCACTGCAAATACTGGCTTTTATACGGTGGAAGAAGGTGCTGCTAATGTTGTGAGATTAGCATTACTTCCAAATGGTAGTCCTTCTGGTCTTTTTTATAACAGGAGTGAAGTGCATTCCTATTAA
- the LOC107473157 gene encoding (+)-neomenthol dehydrogenase isoform X1, whose protein sequence is MEEAPQRYAVVTGANKGIGLEVVRQLASNGVKVVLTSRDEKRGLHALETLKDLSDFVLFHQLDVADPASVASLADFIKSKFGKLDILVNNAGISGLVFTDNDLIVSVILTPQDLSEEELEKARIETYELGEECLQINYYGSKRTTESLLPLLHLSDSPTIVNVSSSLGILERISNKWGKGVLSDAENLTVERVDVVLKEFMKDFKEGSLKDKGWPAVFGAYTLSKAAMNAYTRILAKMLPTFCVSCLCPGYIKTDITANTGFYTVEEGAANVVRLALLPNGSPSGLFYNRSEVHSY, encoded by the exons ATGGAAGAAGCTCCACAAAG GTATGCAGTTGTGACTGGAGCAAACAAAGGAATTGGATTGGAGGTAGTAAGGCAATTGGCTTCAAATGGAGTGAAGGTTGTGTTGACTTCAAGAGATGAGAAGAGAGGCCTTCATGCTTTGGAAACCCTCAAAGATCTCTCTGATTTTGTGCTCTTTCACCAGCTTGATGTTGCTGATCCTGCAAGTGTTGCTTCTCTTGCAGATTTCATCAAATCCAAATTTGGCAAACTTGATATACTG GTTAACAACGCAGGGATTAGTGGACTTGTATTTACAGACAACGATTTAATCGTTTCAGTAATATTGACACCCCAG GATTTATCTGAAGAAGAACTAGAAAAAGCAAGGATTGAAACATATGAATTAGGCGAAGAATGTTTGCAAATAAATTATTACGGTTCTAAAAGAACGACTGAATCTCTTCTTCCCCTCCTCCACTTATCTGATTCACCAACAATTGTGAACGTGTCATCTTCTTTGGGAATATTAGAG CGTATATCAAACAAATGGGGCAAAGGGGTGTTAAGTGATGCCGAAAACCTTACTGTAGAGAGAGTGGATGTGGTGTTAAAGGAGTTTATGAAAGATTTCAAAGAAGGGTCATTAAAAGACAAAGGCTGGCCTGCGGTTTTTGGTGCCTACACTCTGTCCAAAGCTGCTATGAATGCCTATACAAGAATTCTTGCCAAAATGTTGCCTACTTTTTGCGTCAGTTGTCTTTGTCCTGGTTATATTAAGACTGATATCACTGCAAATACTGGCTTTTATACGGTGGAAGAAGGTGCTGCTAATGTTGTGAGATTAGCATTACTTCCAAATGGTAGTCCTTCTGGTCTTTTTTATAACAGGAGTGAAGTGCATTCCTATTAA